The Gammaproteobacteria bacterium genome includes a region encoding these proteins:
- the clpS gene encoding ATP-dependent Clp protease adapter ClpS: MSNQEENDDFGAVVEQEKPKLKKPPLFQVVLVNDDYTPMEFVVEVLESFFSMGREQATQVMLHVHTRGKGVCGVFSKDVAETKVAQVNRCAQDRQHPLLCEMEEA, encoded by the coding sequence ATGAGTAATCAAGAAGAAAACGATGATTTTGGCGCTGTCGTTGAACAGGAAAAGCCAAAGTTAAAAAAACCACCGCTTTTTCAGGTGGTTTTAGTAAACGATGACTACACTCCAATGGAGTTTGTTGTCGAAGTACTGGAGTCATTTTTCTCCATGGGGCGAGAGCAAGCAACACAAGTGATGTTGCATGTGCATACTCGTGGTAAAGGTGTTTGTGGGGTCTTTAGTAAGGATGTTGCAGAGACCAAGGTCGCGCAGGTCAACCGTTGTGCACAGGACAGACAACACCCGTTGTTGTGCGAAATGGAAGAGGCGTAA